Proteins encoded in a region of the Terriglobales bacterium genome:
- a CDS encoding glycosyltransferase family 39 protein: MPLRRKDWLGLLTVAGFCAFFCFYGLGAFGLTGADEPRYAQIAREMLQRHDLVTPVLYGKPWLEKPALYYWLAALFYKLFGVSDWAARLPSASLATAMVFAIYLHVRRFRPGAELDAALMTASCAGVIGFSRSAATDMPLAACFVLGMLAWHTWFATGRRLWLAAFYLSIALGTLAKGPVAAVLAGLIVVVFAIRERDFAIVVRTLWLPGIALYVAAVLPWYIAVQLRNPQFFREFILQHNLERFAVQDLYHHRQPFWYYLPVLLLAVMPWTVYLIAALLEHLRHFRQRAAAGAAYDPLPRFLVLWIIVVVVFFSLSQSKLPGYILPAIPPCTILVADWLQRRGDKPVRWWRAAVHAACVAALTIGAVLAPLLVAARRAGHPLVLSPQFRTLAIVLGLAIFAAVLLTLGLRGLSMLRFVTLAPVIFGVAWLLRAGGPTLDNALSARPVARQVVEITGGKAPVALYSPGHRVKGEGANREIEYGLAFYRNQPIPRYDREEVPAADHLVVGRTGDERDIADAVAPRRLSHIGSFPAQRLEFFWISPPPPPAEEHPHHH; this comes from the coding sequence ATGCCGCTGCGTCGTAAGGACTGGCTCGGCCTGCTCACCGTCGCCGGTTTCTGCGCCTTCTTCTGCTTCTACGGCCTGGGCGCCTTCGGCCTGACCGGCGCCGATGAGCCCCGCTACGCCCAGATCGCGCGCGAGATGCTTCAGCGCCACGACCTGGTCACCCCCGTGCTGTACGGCAAGCCTTGGCTGGAAAAGCCGGCGCTCTACTACTGGCTGGCGGCTCTCTTCTACAAGCTCTTCGGCGTCAGCGACTGGGCCGCCCGCTTGCCCTCGGCCTCGCTCGCGACCGCGATGGTGTTCGCCATCTACCTCCACGTCCGCCGCTTCCGCCCCGGCGCCGAGCTCGATGCCGCCTTGATGACCGCCTCCTGCGCCGGCGTGATCGGCTTCTCCCGCTCCGCCGCCACCGACATGCCACTGGCCGCCTGCTTCGTTCTCGGCATGCTGGCCTGGCACACTTGGTTCGCCACCGGACGCCGCCTCTGGCTGGCGGCCTTCTATCTTTCCATCGCGCTTGGGACGCTGGCCAAAGGACCGGTGGCCGCGGTCCTGGCCGGACTGATCGTCGTGGTCTTCGCCATTCGCGAGCGCGACTTCGCCATCGTTGTTCGCACTTTGTGGCTTCCCGGAATCGCGCTCTACGTTGCCGCCGTGCTGCCCTGGTACATCGCTGTCCAGTTGCGCAACCCGCAGTTCTTCCGCGAATTCATCCTCCAGCACAACCTGGAGCGCTTCGCCGTCCAGGACCTCTACCACCACCGCCAGCCCTTCTGGTACTACCTGCCGGTCCTGCTGCTGGCCGTGATGCCCTGGACCGTGTACCTCATCGCTGCGCTGCTCGAGCACCTGCGCCACTTCCGCCAGCGCGCCGCGGCCGGCGCAGCCTACGATCCACTGCCGCGCTTTCTGGTCCTCTGGATCATCGTCGTGGTCGTGTTCTTCTCGCTCTCCCAATCGAAGCTTCCCGGATACATTCTGCCCGCCATCCCGCCCTGCACCATCCTGGTCGCCGACTGGCTCCAGCGTCGCGGCGACAAGCCGGTGCGCTGGTGGCGTGCCGCGGTCCACGCCGCCTGCGTGGCTGCGCTGACGATCGGCGCCGTCCTCGCGCCCTTGCTGGTGGCCGCTCGCCGCGCCGGACATCCCCTCGTCCTCTCGCCGCAATTCAGGACGCTGGCCATTGTCCTCGGCCTCGCCATCTTTGCCGCCGTGCTCCTCACCCTTGGCCTCCGCGGTCTCTCCATGCTGCGCTTCGTCACCCTGGCGCCCGTGATCTTCGGGGTCGCCTGGCTGCTCCGTGCCGGCGGCCCGACGCTCGACAACGCCCTCTCCGCCCGCCCGGTCGCCCGCCAGGTCGTTGAGATCACCGGCGGCAAGGCGCCCGTCGCTCTGTACTCTCCCGGACACCGCGTCAAAGGCGAGGGCGCCAACCGCGAGATCGAATACGGCCTCGCCTTCTATCGCAACCAGCCCATCCCTCGTTACGATCGCGAAGAGGTCCCCGCCGCCGACCACCTCGTGGTCGGGCGCACCGGGGACGAGCGTGACATCGCCGACGCCGTCGCCCCGCGACGCCTCTCCCACATCGGCTCTTTTCCCGCCCAGCGCCTGGAATTTTTCTGGATCTCCCCGCCCCCGCCCCCCGCTGAAGAGCACCCGCATCACCACTAA
- a CDS encoding GNAT family N-acetyltransferase gives MSPALVPASPAAHAQEHSLDIIDLRHFASKDLRSLLEEESREWVRQLDWDYHGSAEMILRYVDAKILPGYAAVDHGHVRGYAFFVYEGGKGVIGDLYVHPGSRQGNGDALQSALLTHVIETLQHSPGIHRVEAQLLMHETGAVTRPFLQQGFRGYRRLFMVLPLAQGATPGSAVGSGGNGPDHLTLPPDIELRKWSEADFQGAASVITAAYRGHVDAEINDQYRSVSGSMRFLNNIVRFPGCGVFDGESSFVAISRRTHTVVGIILCSRVKEDVGHVTQVCVLPEHRGRQIGESLMAATTAELRRRHFSSLSLTVTEANHRAVELYKRLGFDVIRVFDAFVWEG, from the coding sequence GTGTCCCCCGCGCTGGTCCCGGCATCCCCCGCCGCCCACGCACAGGAGCATTCTCTGGACATCATCGACCTCAGGCACTTTGCTTCCAAGGACCTCCGTTCTCTGCTCGAGGAGGAGTCGCGGGAGTGGGTGCGCCAACTCGATTGGGATTATCACGGCTCGGCGGAGATGATCCTCCGCTACGTAGATGCCAAGATCCTCCCCGGATACGCCGCCGTCGATCACGGCCACGTGCGCGGCTACGCCTTCTTCGTCTACGAGGGCGGCAAGGGCGTCATCGGCGATCTCTATGTCCATCCCGGCTCCCGCCAGGGCAACGGCGACGCCCTGCAATCCGCCCTGCTCACCCACGTCATCGAGACCCTGCAACATTCACCCGGCATCCACCGCGTCGAGGCCCAGTTGCTGATGCACGAGACCGGCGCCGTCACCCGCCCCTTCTTGCAGCAGGGATTCCGCGGCTATCGCCGCCTCTTCATGGTTCTGCCGCTCGCCCAGGGTGCCACACCCGGGTCCGCTGTCGGCTCGGGTGGGAATGGACCCGATCACCTGACACTTCCTCCCGACATCGAACTGCGCAAGTGGAGCGAAGCCGATTTCCAGGGCGCGGCCTCGGTCATCACCGCTGCCTACCGCGGTCACGTGGACGCCGAGATCAACGACCAGTACCGCAGCGTCAGCGGCTCCATGCGCTTCCTGAACAACATCGTGCGCTTTCCCGGGTGCGGCGTGTTCGATGGGGAGTCGTCGTTCGTGGCCATCAGCCGCCGCACCCACACCGTGGTCGGCATCATCCTCTGCTCGCGGGTCAAGGAGGATGTCGGGCACGTCACCCAGGTCTGTGTGCTGCCCGAGCATCGCGGCCGCCAGATCGGAGAGTCGCTGATGGCGGCCACCACCGCCGAACTGCGCCGCCGACACTTCTCCTCGCTCTCCCTCACCGTCACCGAGGCCAACCACCGCGCCGTCGAGCTCTACAAGCGGTTAGGCTTCGATGTGATCAGGGTCTTCGATGCATTTGTCTGGGAAGGCTAG
- a CDS encoding DUF6677 family protein, whose product MAKAAATKPTPAPPLTAMAVVAPAVGWLIPGAGHLIQKRWGRGLLLMASVGTMFVLGILMEGKVYAPNTGDILDVLGFVGDAGAGGLYIVSRALEIGRGAIQLATASYGTMFIIASGLLNVISAVDAYHIAIGKKP is encoded by the coding sequence ATGGCCAAGGCAGCCGCGACAAAACCTACTCCCGCTCCGCCGCTGACGGCGATGGCCGTCGTGGCCCCGGCGGTGGGATGGCTCATCCCGGGCGCGGGGCACTTGATCCAGAAGCGCTGGGGCCGGGGCCTGCTGCTGATGGCGTCGGTGGGCACCATGTTCGTGCTCGGCATCCTGATGGAGGGCAAGGTGTACGCGCCCAACACGGGCGACATCCTGGACGTGCTGGGGTTCGTGGGGGACGCGGGGGCGGGCGGGCTGTACATCGTGAGCCGGGCGCTGGAGATCGGGCGGGGGGCCATCCAACTGGCCACCGCATCCTACGGGACGATGTTCATTATCGCGTCCGGGCTGCTGAACGTGATCAGCGCGGTGGATGCCTACCACATCGCCATCGGGAAGAAACCATGA
- a CDS encoding Xaa-Pro peptidase family protein, which translates to MDLKAIQSALRERKFDAWLFYDHHHRDPIAYSILGVPASLMVTRRWYYVVPAEGEPEKLNHRIESHHLDTLPGRKREYSSWPEQHEHLKQMLAGHKTIAMEYSPQNAIPYIGLVDAGTVELLRSFGKEIVSSADLVSRFEAAWNEDQVRSHFEARDAIDRIVEEAFKEIGRRVRHGGTSEYEIQQWFLEAFRREGITTPDGPVVAVNANAGDPHYEPSSTRSQQIKEGDWVLLDVWGKKERPGAVFYDITWTGFVGKTPSDKQREVFGIVTAARDVGVKTMQEAISAGRKLYGWEVDKATREFIESKGYGKYFTHRTGHSIGSADVHGNGPNMDNLETKDEREVIPFTCNSIEPGIYLPEFGVRSEVNVLVRPGKAEVTGKIQREIILI; encoded by the coding sequence ATGGACCTGAAGGCCATCCAGTCTGCGCTGCGGGAGCGAAAGTTCGACGCCTGGCTGTTCTACGACCACCATCACCGGGACCCCATCGCCTACAGCATCCTGGGAGTGCCGGCGAGCCTGATGGTGACGCGCCGCTGGTACTACGTGGTGCCGGCGGAAGGCGAGCCGGAGAAGCTGAACCATCGCATCGAGAGCCATCACCTGGACACCTTGCCGGGGCGGAAGCGGGAGTACTCGTCGTGGCCGGAGCAGCACGAGCACCTGAAACAGATGCTGGCCGGGCACAAGACCATCGCCATGGAGTACTCGCCGCAGAACGCCATCCCGTATATCGGGCTGGTGGACGCAGGGACGGTGGAGCTGTTGCGCAGCTTCGGCAAGGAGATCGTCAGCTCAGCCGACCTGGTGAGCCGGTTCGAAGCGGCGTGGAACGAAGACCAGGTGCGCTCGCACTTTGAGGCGCGGGACGCGATCGACCGCATCGTGGAAGAAGCGTTCAAGGAGATCGGGCGGCGGGTGCGCCACGGCGGCACCAGCGAGTACGAGATCCAGCAGTGGTTCCTGGAGGCGTTCCGCCGGGAGGGGATCACGACCCCGGACGGGCCGGTGGTGGCGGTGAATGCCAACGCCGGAGACCCGCACTACGAGCCGAGTTCCACGCGCTCGCAGCAGATCAAAGAGGGCGACTGGGTGCTGCTGGACGTGTGGGGGAAGAAGGAGCGCCCGGGCGCGGTGTTCTACGACATCACGTGGACGGGATTCGTGGGCAAGACGCCGAGCGACAAGCAGCGCGAGGTGTTCGGCATCGTGACCGCGGCGCGCGACGTGGGGGTGAAGACGATGCAGGAGGCCATCTCCGCCGGGCGCAAGCTGTACGGCTGGGAGGTGGACAAGGCGACGCGGGAGTTCATCGAGTCGAAGGGCTACGGCAAATACTTTACCCACCGGACCGGGCACTCGATCGGCAGCGCCGACGTCCACGGCAACGGCCCCAACATGGACAACCTGGAGACCAAAGACGAGCGCGAAGTCATTCCCTTCACCTGCAATTCCATCGAGCCGGGTATCTACCTTCCGGAATTCGGCGTGCGCAGCGAGGTGAACGTGCTGGTGCGTCCCGGCAAGGCCGAAGTCACTGGTAAAATCCAGCGGGAGATCATTCTCATCTAG